One window of Solwaraspora sp. WMMA2056 genomic DNA carries:
- a CDS encoding VOC family protein has translation MKARIYVTSVFVDDQAKALAFYTDKLGFVPKTDFPVGEHRWLTVVGADAPDGVELLLEPDENPAAQAYKQALAEQGIPAASFAVDDVEEAYRVLQADGVTFIQTPTPMGPFVGAVLDDTCGNLIQLVSPA, from the coding sequence ATGAAAGCCCGCATCTACGTGACCAGCGTCTTCGTCGACGACCAGGCCAAGGCGCTCGCCTTCTACACCGACAAGCTCGGCTTCGTCCCCAAGACCGACTTCCCGGTCGGGGAACACCGCTGGCTCACCGTGGTCGGCGCCGACGCCCCGGACGGCGTCGAACTGCTGCTGGAGCCCGACGAGAACCCGGCCGCCCAGGCGTACAAGCAGGCGCTTGCCGAGCAGGGCATCCCGGCGGCCTCGTTCGCCGTGGACGACGTCGAGGAGGCCTACCGGGTGCTACAGGCCGACGGGGTCACCTTCATCCAGACCCCCACGCCGATGGGCCCGTTCGTCGGCGCGGTACTCGACGACACCTGCGGCAATCTCATCCAACTGGTCAGCCCGGCCTGA
- a CDS encoding metalloregulator ArsR/SmtB family transcription factor, with amino-acid sequence MAVLYRALADPTRRRIMDELARKGGMSLFEICTRLLTEHGTTSTRQAISQHLTVLEEAGLVRCERVGRTKLHYLDTRPLRSIIERWPLSDEEKT; translated from the coding sequence GTGGCGGTCCTCTACCGGGCACTCGCCGACCCGACCCGGCGACGGATCATGGACGAGCTCGCCCGCAAGGGCGGGATGAGCCTGTTCGAGATCTGCACCCGCCTGCTCACCGAACACGGCACCACCTCCACCCGGCAGGCGATCTCGCAGCACCTAACCGTGCTGGAGGAGGCCGGACTCGTCCGCTGCGAACGGGTCGGCCGCACCAAACTCCACTACCTCGACACCCGGCCGCTGCGCTCGATCATCGAGCGGTGGCCGCTCAGCGATGAGGAGAAGACATGA